DNA from Eucalyptus grandis isolate ANBG69807.140 chromosome 5, ASM1654582v1, whole genome shotgun sequence:
GATCATGGCCGCACCACCTGCATCCTTGACCTCTTGACCTTGGTCAACTCGCGCAACACCGCCGTAGTCTACGGAGCACACGATCACATTTCCTTTGAGGTCCGAGAGGTCTTTTAGTGATCCGGGAAGGCAAAGGGCCGAGGAGTCATCTCCGTTTAGTCCTGGATCAACCAGGGGAAGTAGCGTTGGATCGAAGTCTTGCGGTTGGTACAAGGTTTCCCCATCGAACTCCTTCCCGTTCCCCAGCCGCGCCGTGGCCTTTATGCTGCGGTCTATGGTGCTGGCTCCCACGTTGAGAAGCCACGTTGCCTCGTTTGACAATGAGTGGTTGTATGGGCCCCTATTCCCCGCGGAGCTGCTCACGAAGATGCCCTTTTGGATGGCGGCAAATGAACCTTTTGCAATCGCATCGTCGAAGAACGGAGAGGAATCCCCTCCAACAGAGAGGGAAATCACATCGACACCATCCTCGATGGCCGCATCGAACCCAGCTAATATGTCGGCCTCAAGGCACCCCCTAATATATAGCAAACCTGGTAGATTGCCAAATGCGCAAGAGGCGCTATGCCTGCGGCCGTGCCTTTGGCATTACCGAGCGCGCTGACATTCTTCACAAAAGCACCCGCAGCTGTGCTGGCAGCGTGTGTGCCGTGGCCCACATCATCAAATGGCTGTTCGAATTCCCCGTAAACGATGGACCTCGCACCGATGAGGTTGTTGTTGCAGTATGCGTCGTTGAAGACGCACTTGCCCTTCCATTTGGCCGGGGGCGGTGGCAACCCCTCGCCGCTGAAGGAAGAGTGCTGGGGATATATCCCTGAGTCCAATACTCCGATGATCACACCCTTGCCGAAGTTGGAGTCCTTCCAGAGCCCGACTTCTTGGCGCAATCCCAAGAACTCGGGGGTGCGAGTTGTGTGTAGAGAGAGCACCCTCTCCGGACGCACATACAAAACACCGTCCCTGTTCCGAATGGCTTTAGCTTCCTCGGCGTCAATTTGGCCGCGAACCCGGATACCACATGTCGGTATGAGTGAACCATTCTTTGCTCTTGGTTAGAGCTGGTTGCTGTGGTAGGGAAAAATGACCGGTATAAAGCATCCAGATCCTCTGAAGTAGCAAAATGTTTGTCCGTTGGCTTTCGTACTTGGATTATATAAGTTGACAACGAGCCACCCGAATCAGCTACTGCAGTGGCAGTATCAGCAGGGGAGATGCTTAGAATGCAAGTAAGACCGAGAATGAAAATCGTCAAGGTGGTCGCAGACAATCTGCATTTCTGGTCTTTCATCTCGAAATtgcgaaagaaagaaagaagcttCTTGCTTCTATTTTCTGTGTCAGATAGTTGAAGTTGGAGCACATATATGTATAGgagaagcaaaatgaagaaatggCGTTGGTCTCATGACCCTTCAGAAGCGAACaatggtagtttttttttttcttttgaaggaaaGGATCATTAGTCTGTTTTATTTCCGAATATGCATATGCATTTCCATGGAAGAATTGAATGAAAAAGACCTATTATTACGGTCAAGGACAGGGCACCGTCCATGCAGATTCTCTAAAATAGACTAATCTATTaaaggaaatataaatatgcagATTTAACGTGCTATAACGAGTCGCAGTCTAAATAAATCACTTTGCTCAAATCAGCTTCTAAAGGAAAGGATCCTTAGTGATTTAATTTCTAACATGCATATGCATTTCCACATAAGAATCGATTAAGACCTATTATAATCCTCAAGGACAGGGCACCGTCCATACAAATTTTCTAAGATAGACTAAATCATTaaaggaaatataaatatgcagATTTAACATGCTATACAGAGACGCACTCTGAATAAATTACTTTACTCAAATGAGCTTCTAAAGGAAAGGATCCTTAGTGATTTAATTCCTAACCTGCATATGCATTTCCATGTAAGATTTGTGTTAGATCTCCTATAACcctcaagaaaattaaaaaataacaaaaatgcgaaaaatattatctattattaaaaattgttcatgttaatGTCAGTAGTGCTATATAAGATAGTCGGCgttcacattagtgatttttggctaaaattggttgatttaattagcaaaacataaaaagatttataactcaattggtgaattaaaagtttaagactgaattggtaaaagtgtaatatatttaaaactttttagatAGCTTTCCccttttaattgaaccaatgtCGTTTTCAACCttgaatgaaaattcaattaaatccTCCCACCGATATCATGTTTAAAATTTCTGATGTGGTGATTTACTCATCGCTAGCCATCCTACGGGTCATGATTAGTTATCTAATCTAGATAACTTTTCAAAAGACGACCCTGTTTTgtttaaattactaaattttttcttttttctttttttgtttttcttcttaccttatctcttttctctttttctcgaGTCTTTGCTTTACACTTGTATAGACTGAAGCTcaatttgttttgcagaaaatacaacaaattttcaaaaatattttccaagaagttttttttttttttttttttttttggtgacctaggaAACCTCGAAAGCCGACAGTGGCGGGAAGAACTTGGGGTTGACGCAAGCTAGCTATCACACTCACGCGGCCAGTTAAGTCACCCTGTGACGCattggggattcgaacccctcccCTTCACGAGGGGGAGAGGGCCCAAAGCCAGCAACGCCACCCAGGTGGGTGgttaatattttccaagaagtcTGTGTTCAAGAacacaacaaatttttttagtgtttaGCTAAAACTTGataatgaattgaaaaatatattccaaaGTTTGATATGAAAAATCCGATTTGATTTTTCCAAATAGAAATACACTATTTGGGTGTTAGTAACTTGTGCATAAGGGATTGGAGATCTAAGTACGGGCACCACGTCTTGGGTCCGGCCTTGATCAACCTCGACACAGGCACCAAGGGTTGGGGCACTAGCATCTAGGTGTTAGGCCCACCTTTCATGGACTGGGGTGCGAGTGCCAAGGTACCAACCCCAGCCTCAATGGATGAGAGCATAAGCATCGGGGTCCTAGGCCCAGCTTCAATGGACTCGAGCATGGACACTAGGGTCTCGAGCCTTGGTCTTGATAGACCTTGGTTCAAGCACTAGGGACTTGAGCTCGAGCAATAAGAACCTAGGCATGACATTTGTGGACCTCGGCTTGGGTGTTCGGTATGCAAGCTTGGGTACTAGGATCTCGTGCTTAGCCTTTGGGCTCAACCTTAATGACCCAAGCCTAGGGACTAGAGCCTTGGGCACATGCCCCGAGGTCCCATGCTGATCCTCAATGGACTCGAGCACATGCATTGGGGATTGGGCGATGGGCATCAAGGTCATGGGCCCACCTTAATGGTCCCCAGCTTGAGTGCTAGATACATGGTCTTAGATATTGAGGCCCATGAACCAACATTAGGTTTCCATGTCCAAGTGTAGAATTTTAGGTTTAAGCGTTAATATCTAGTTATattatggaaatgatttttgatttttaaaaaggaaataatttttttttttttttttttttttttagatttaagCATAGGTTTCCGTTGACTTATTTTTCTAAGCAAACTAATcgttggaaaattcaaaaaatgcttttttgaaatgtttatttcatgaaataaacaaatCCTTAAGTTAATATGAAGAACGCATTTGGGACATGTGATCGAGTCCTTCACTTTCCCAACAAAATGAGGACAGGAGCATGAGGAACTTGGCACGAAAAATACAAACGAATAAGTCTGCCTGACTAGTCGTTAATTATTTGTTGTGTTGATCTGTTGTTATTAGGTAAGTCTTGGTCATCATAATATCAtccaaaaaggtaaaagaacgcttcaagtgccataattttggtCAAAGGGACagttaagtgccataacttacgaaatgtacacttaagtgccacattcgaagaaaaacggattaCTTGAGTGCTACttcggccaaaacgccaacgtggcgtttttccggcgaagcgcgcccaaaatgacgtcgttttgcacgctgacgtggtcaaaatggcgtcgttttgagccgacgtggtaaaaaaattaaaaattaaaaaaaattaaatttaaaattaaatttagttaaaatatttaaaaataataattttaaaattaaatttagttaaaatatttaaaaaaataataatttaaaattttaaaaacttcaaaaaaataacaaaaaaaaaaaaaaagggaacggTGGGAGGCGGGCCGAGAGCCCTCGGCCCGccatcgccaccgccgccgcggccggggagggccggcgacggcgggggagggttggccgaggTCGCGGGCCCCGGCCAGGGCCGatgaccccggccgaccggcggtgatggcttgcgagccctcgcccgatttGGGGCGAggtcgcagccctcgccagcatccggcgagggttggcggccctcgcccaccgggccaagggccgtcgaccctcgccggatctgggagAGGGCCGCGAGCCCCCTAAATTcagcggcgagggcttgcggcctcgcctagatccaggctcgcggccctcgccggatctagggcCCGGTGACCCcgggccgaccctcccccgccgtcgccggcccttcccggcgggcggcggcggcgaagaaACGAGGGCTCGGCCGCCTCCCcgttccattttttaaaaattttttaaaactttttagagtttttttaaagtttttaaagtttttaaaattattatttttaaaatattttaactaaatttaattttaaaattattaattttaaatattttaactaaatttaaatttaatttaatttaattaatttttccacgtcagcccaaaaacgacgccgttttgcacgtcgacgtggccaaaacggcgcgTTTTGAGCGCGCtttgccggaaaaatgccacgtcggcattttggtcggattgacactcaagtgattcattttattcgattttggcacttaagtgtacctttcgtagttatggtacttaagtgtctctttggccaaagttgtggCACTTGAGGTCCGCAGATCCATCCAAAATATAACATAGATAGAACCTTAGGATGGTGAGATTCTAAGGTTAAGAATCAAGAATGGCCTTATAAAATTTTGTAGTAGGTACTGATATAGAAATTgaatattaatcaaattaattaatgaatcgTAAAAGCAACACAACTATAACAATATTTCATTCtgaaaaaatagaattaggtAGGAAAACAGCTTTTGTTTCTGGATGTTGTTATCAGTCGTATTCTTGGTTAGCCCATTCAACAATTCTCGACATTTCAGTTGTTTTTCCCGGAATGCAGCCAACACTTCATTGACCAtgcaaaatttgttgcaattgtGAAGTGCAAATTAATATTTGCATCTTGGAATTGTTTAAGTTTGCCTTTTCAACGTTAGTCATGAGAACAGTTATTAGAGTCAGCTAGATTATATCTCTAATGAATTTTAAAGACCTTACATGAGTTTTAATTTGTTGCTCACCGGTCATAACAAATCTTTTGGGacatttattttatgttgaCCTAGGTTGAAGATAGTTAATAAGTTTGCAAATTCATTTCTAAGCTTATTGtatgaaaaattcaat
Protein-coding regions in this window:
- the LOC104446235 gene encoding LOW QUALITY PROTEIN: subtilisin-like protease 1 (The sequence of the model RefSeq protein was modified relative to this genomic sequence to represent the inferred CDS: inserted 1 base in 1 codon; deleted 4 bases in 2 codons), encoding MKDQKCRLSATTLTIFILGLTCILSISPADTATAVADSGGSLSTYIIQVRKPTDKHFATSEDLDALYRSFFPTTATSSNQEQRMVHSYRHVVSGFAAKLTXEEAKAIRNRDGVLYVRPERVLSLHTTRTPEFLGLRQEVGLWKDSNFGKGVIIGVLDSGIYPQHSSFSGEGLPPPPAKWKGKCVFNDAYCNNNLIGARSIVYGEFEQPFDDVGHGTHAASTAAGAFVKNVSALGNAKGTAAGIAPLAHLAIYQVCYIRGCLEADILAGFDAAIEDGVDVISLSVGGDSSPFFDDAIAKGSFAAIQKGIFVSSSAGNRGPYNHSLSNEATWLLNVGASTIDRSIKATARLGNGKEFDGETLYQPQDFDPTLLPLVDPGLNGDDSSALCLPGSLKDLSDLKGNVIVCSVDYGGVARVDQGQEVKDAGGAAMILVNSSLEGATTLADKHVLPAVHVGYDVGREIKSYLNTTSAPNATILFKGANIGSSVAPVVASFSSRGPNYQSKGILKPDIIGPSVNILAAWPVSLDNSTYDEHSFNVISGTSMSCPNLSGVAALLKSAHPDWSPAAIKSAIITTASTSNTEGQPILDQSLNPANIFTTGAGHVNPSKAVDPGLIYDIEPQDYIPYLCGLNYTDSEIELIVKEKVTCWSTGSIPDYQLNYPSISLSFDSTVTKFNVTRKVRNVGPANSSYRMVIDPITGLNSIGVYPSNLEFTKVNETASFSVDFARNKTATPPLAQGAITWVSAKHSVRTPVAVVF